From the genome of Variovorax sp. RA8, one region includes:
- a CDS encoding SDR family NAD(P)-dependent oxidoreductase, whose amino-acid sequence MTMPLMRPKRKNPILRTRQMNLPPGSRGRVALGMTAAAAEGRFELQTCKDCGTVQYPPREACHKCLSPRLHWREQTGEGELISTTTLHHSNDLFFRERLPWRLGLVHLDTGPTLMVHLHGEVGDAPARVRVGARLDRAGQAVLIGFPNEGSAHMADDKMLREMTSDPKYRKALVTDGKTPVGQALVRALVKAGADIVWVGHAEPWKKLGGMDDITALPQVTLVPLDLTNGRSVSELAGEIGGKVDIVINNAEVHRTFGIGARRGTDVAKAEMDINYFGLLRLAQEFGPALKGRSADGVTSATAWVNLLSIYALANFPPHGTFSASKAAAYSLAQCLRAEMRPAGIRVVNVFPGPIDDEWNQHMPPPKVTPGALANAIVKALREGLEDVYPGDVAQEWLERWRDNPKVLERELAAGG is encoded by the coding sequence ATGACCATGCCCCTGATGCGCCCCAAGCGCAAGAACCCGATCCTGCGCACGCGGCAGATGAACCTGCCGCCGGGTTCCCGCGGCCGCGTCGCGCTGGGCATGACGGCCGCGGCCGCCGAAGGCCGCTTCGAACTGCAGACCTGCAAGGACTGCGGCACGGTGCAGTACCCGCCGCGCGAGGCCTGCCACAAGTGCCTTTCGCCGCGCCTGCACTGGCGCGAGCAGACCGGCGAAGGCGAGCTCATCAGCACCACCACGCTGCATCACAGCAACGACCTGTTCTTCCGCGAGCGCCTGCCCTGGCGCCTGGGCCTGGTGCACCTCGACACCGGCCCGACGCTCATGGTCCACCTGCACGGCGAGGTCGGCGATGCGCCGGCGCGGGTGCGCGTGGGCGCGCGCCTGGACCGCGCGGGACAGGCCGTCCTCATTGGATTTCCGAACGAAGGGAGTGCCCATATGGCCGACGACAAGATGCTGCGCGAGATGACCAGCGACCCGAAGTACCGCAAGGCGCTGGTCACCGATGGCAAGACCCCGGTGGGGCAGGCCCTGGTGCGTGCCCTGGTGAAGGCCGGTGCAGACATCGTCTGGGTCGGCCATGCCGAGCCCTGGAAGAAGCTCGGCGGAATGGACGACATCACGGCCCTGCCGCAGGTGACGCTGGTGCCGCTGGACCTGACCAACGGCCGTTCGGTCAGCGAGCTGGCCGGCGAGATCGGCGGCAAGGTCGACATCGTGATCAACAACGCCGAGGTGCACCGCACCTTCGGCATCGGCGCGCGCCGCGGCACCGACGTGGCCAAGGCCGAGATGGACATCAACTACTTCGGCCTGCTGCGGCTGGCGCAGGAATTCGGGCCGGCGCTCAAGGGCCGCTCGGCCGATGGCGTGACCAGCGCCACGGCCTGGGTCAACCTGCTGTCGATCTACGCGCTCGCGAACTTCCCGCCGCACGGCACCTTCAGCGCCTCGAAAGCGGCGGCGTATTCGCTGGCGCAATGCCTGCGCGCCGAAATGCGGCCGGCCGGCATTCGCGTTGTCAACGTGTTCCCGGGGCCGATCGACGACGAATGGAACCAGCACATGCCGCCGCCGAAGGTGACACCCGGCGCGCTCGCCAACGCGATCGTCAAGGCGCTGCGCGAAGGGCTCGAGGATGTGTACCCGGGCGACGTGGCGCAGGAATGGCTGGAGCGCTGGCGCGACAACCCCAAGGTGCTCGAACGCGAGCTGGCTGCTGGCGGCTGA